AAAAGCGCTTTGGCTTCAATAATGACAAGACAAAAATAAGAGCCAATCAAGGACATTCTATTGACATTAATTTAGGCTATGTGTCTAAGACTCCTCCCGAGGTTTTGTATCATGGAACTGGAAGCAAATATGTTAATAGTATTTACAAGTCTGGGATTCAAAAGCAATCCAGGCATCATGTGCATTTGAGCAAGGATTTAAAAACGGCCATTTCAGTTGGACAGAGGCATGGAAAGCCTGTGGTTTTGGAAATTTTGACCGAAAAGATGATGCATGAAGGTTTTGAATTTTTTGAATCGGAGAATGGCGTTTGGTTGACAGACGAAGTGCCTGTTGGGTATTTTAAAAAGCTTGAGGAAGGTGTAAGGTGAAAATGAAGATATTCGGACGATTTTTTCTTTTTTTCTTTTTGACGATAGTAACCCAGATTGGAGGCGTAGCTTATTTGTTTTCCATTTTGATTAGAAGAGTTTGGGGAAAGCCAATAGTTTGGTGGCAAAAGGCTGTGACCTTTATGTTAGTGTACCTGTTATTCACTTTTTTGATTGTACCGTGGATTGCGCCAGTATTTGGGAGAGTTAAAATTTCAAATGCCAATGGAGTAAGTCCTGTGAACTATATGACAGTAGTTTTGAACCGGAACTATGTGGTTGAGAAATTGAATGAAGAGCTTCAGATGCTGGGAGAAAACTTGGAAGAAGAAAGCATCAAAGTAAAATACTTGGATGCTAATTTCCCTTTTGCGGATGGTTTTCCACTATTGCCCCATTTAAGTCATAATGATGGACGAAAAATAGATTTGGCTTTGGTTTATGAAACGCCTCTTGGCCAAATATCTTCTGATCAAAAATCAATAAGTGGTTATGGGGTGTTTGAAATGCCAATCGATGGTGAGTTTGACCAACCAGAAAGATGTATGGAGCAAGGTTATTTGCAATATGATTATCCCAAATATATGACATTTGGTCGCGTAAATAATGATTTGGTGTTTTCAGAAAAAGGGACAAAGAGATTGTTGGTGGAAATACTGAAGTTGCCAAGCATTGAAAAAGTATTCGTTGAACCCCATCTTAAGCAAAGACTGAATATTACAAATCCAAAAATTAGATTTCATGGATGCAGGGCGGTTAGGCATGATGATCATATTCATATGCAGTTGATTTAGTTTGCGATTGATAAATCCATTTTTGCATTTATTTGAATGAACGACTCTTTTCAAATATTTAGGTAGACTTATTTCGTTGAAAAGTATTGTTATATAAGTAGATTAATATTATTCAATAAGTTTTTATAAATAAATTAATTTTGCAAAGGATTTGTTTTCTTTATTATTTGTATTTTATTTAGTATATAATAGTTTTTATATGTAATGAAATGGGTGAAATATCCATTTTTTTTGAGTTTTATTCAAATAATAATAGAGTGTAAGCCAATGATGACAAGCTGGCTAAGTTCATTTTTTAGAATCATTTTTAAAATAAAATCCATATGACAGAGTATTTACTGAAACTTGCTTTTGAAGAATTAGGAGAAAAAGAAATTCCAGGGCCATTGCATAATGAAAGAGTCGTCCAGTATGCCCAAGACTCTGGTTTTGAATGGATAAATGACGATGAGACTCCATGGTGCAGCGTCTTTGTTAATTGGTTGGCGATTAAATCGGGCATGCAGTCAAGCGGAAGTGCTATGGCTAGATCTTGGCTTAATGTCGGATTGCCAGTAGACAGAAATCCATTGCCCGGCGATGTCGTGGTGTTTTGGAGAGTGAGACCCAATGCTTCAACAGGTCATGTGGGGCTGTTTTTAGGATATTCTGAAGATGGGAGGAAGATATATTGTTTGGGAGGCAATCAAAAAAATAGCGTGAGCGTGGAAGCTTACCCTGTTGAGAGGTTATTAGGTTTTAGAAGACTTTTGCCTGTTGGACAGTTGCCTTTGCCAGATGTCGTATTGAGAAAGGGCGATCAAGGAATGGAAGTGAAACTTTTGCAGGAGTTTTTGAAAAGCATAGGGTATAATTGCGGAGTGACAGACGGGAAGTTTGGCCCGATAACTGAAAAAGCTCTGGTTTCATTTCAAGTTCATAATGGTTTGGAAGAAGATGGAGTGTATAACGAAGAGGTCAGGAATATCATGAAAAATATTCACGAAGAGGAAGCATTGGAGTATTAATACGCATGATTATGAATGAGGAATTAAATACCAAGAGCCAGATTGATCATAAGTTGAATGGGATCATTGATGATATGATGAGTAATGAAACCCTTATTGTAAAGGATGTCGATCAGTATGGAAAAAAAAGCGTTTTGGCTTATTCAAGAATAGAGCTGGAAGGCGACGGGTACCAGTATGTTGATTCGGAAATAGAAGCCGGTATTGCTTCATTGAATGAAGCGGTGAAAAATTCAACATTAAAATGCAGAGCCTCGATTTGGCAATTTTTATCACAGGCAATCAATTAATTTTTAAATATAACAATCATTATTATGGGACTTAATTTAGTCAATATCAAGAAAGCGCTGGAGGATGTAACTACTTTGGAAGTGGCTACATTGACAAATCCTCAGGCTACGCCAATAAATTTGTCAGAGGCAAAAACCAATTCCGATATTTTCACAAAAGTGCAAGCAAGCCTAGGTTCTGCGGATTTAGTAGCATACACAAAGTATGAGCTTGATGGAGATTCGGTTAATTTCATTACTCAAAATGAAAACTTGACAAGATTGGTCAACGAACATAATGAACTGGTGAAATCTTCGCTGGAAACGAGAAAGGTTTTGTTCAATACAATTTACGATGCCGTAAAAGACATTATTTGATTTTTTGCTCCTTTGATTTATGCAAAGGAGCTTTATTTTTAAATTTCACTGCCGACATGAATGAGGTGCATTTCAAATACTTGACGGAGAATTTGAGATTGGAGCAAGGAGAGCTTTCAATCGCTAGGATTTCCGTGATTTTTTCTCAAAATAAATATAATAATTTGCCAGCATTTTTAACTGGAAACATAGAAGGCTTGTCTGATACGGTTGATAATTCAGTTGCTCTAAACGGACTGTATGATTCATTTTTGAGTTTTTGTCATTTGAATGATAAAATACCACAGCCATGAATTTCATTGATATA
The Aureibacter tunicatorum DNA segment above includes these coding regions:
- a CDS encoding TIGR02594 family protein, which gives rise to MTEYLLKLAFEELGEKEIPGPLHNERVVQYAQDSGFEWINDDETPWCSVFVNWLAIKSGMQSSGSAMARSWLNVGLPVDRNPLPGDVVVFWRVRPNASTGHVGLFLGYSEDGRKIYCLGGNQKNSVSVEAYPVERLLGFRRLLPVGQLPLPDVVLRKGDQGMEVKLLQEFLKSIGYNCGVTDGKFGPITEKALVSFQVHNGLEEDGVYNEEVRNIMKNIHEEEALEY
- a CDS encoding RNA 2'-phosphotransferase — protein: MEGKDQKKISKFLSLVLRHQPQIIGIKLDAQGWANVEELIHKINAKGRSLDFVTLEQVVETNDKKRFGFNNDKTKIRANQGHSIDINLGYVSKTPPEVLYHGTGSKYVNSIYKSGIQKQSRHHVHLSKDLKTAISVGQRHGKPVVLEILTEKMMHEGFEFFESENGVWLTDEVPVGYFKKLEEGVR